The window TACAACAAGTTAGGGGGGACTGGTCGCAATTTGCGACCAGTCATTCATAAGGCTTTGATAGATATAGAGTTATGGGGAGAGTGCAATCAAATAACCGAATCGTGAAGGTTGAAAGTAAAATTCTTCAGGTTCGTGGTGAGAAGGTAATCATCGATGCGGACCTGGCCGATTTTTATGGAGTCTCAACGAAGCGCCTCAACGAGCAGGTCAACCGCAACAAAGAGAGATTCCCTGATGATTTCATGTTCAAATTGACCAGAGCGGAGAAAGCTGAAGTTGTCTCGGCCTGTCCTCATCTTGAGAAACTAAAGAGGACCAGATCGATGCCACATGCTTTCACTGAACATGGGGCGATCATGGCAGCGACAGTTTTGAGTTCTGATCAGGCAATTGAGATGAGTATATTTATAGTTAGAGCCTTTGCTATAAACTACGAAGAGCCGTTCAAGAGTATTCAGAGATTTCTCACAAGCTAGATATTCTGGAGCGACAGGTTTCCAAGCATGACAAGGAAATAGTCTCTTTGGTTAAGGTTATAAAGCGAATGCTCAGTCCCAAGTCCGTTGCAAAAAAGAGACGAATTGGGTTTAAAGTGTCAGATAAATAATTAAAGGGAGAGGTTTACGGCACAACAGATAACACTTATGAGGCCTTCCCTTCGGTCATAGGTTTCGCAAACCTGCGTAATGTTATGTGCAATGCGTATTAAGTAATCTTTTGGATTAATTATTGCTGTTTTTTAGTTGCACCATGTTAACGTATATGTTAACATCATGCAATTAGAGAGATAAAGTTTTACAGGACCAGTTCTGGCGCGAGCCCGATAGAAGATTATCTTGATGGTCTTGGTCCTAAACAGGCGCAGAAGGTGAAGAGAAGCGATATAGATTTAGTTGAGAGAAGAAAAAGAGATTATTTGAAGAGGAAAAACGATGAGCGATCATAAGCAATATGTTAAGGAAAGGAAAAAAAGAGATCCTGAGTTTGCCGAAGGTTATGAAATAGGATATGACAAATTCAAGTTAGGGATGCTATTAAAAGCTGCCAGGAAGGAAGCGGGGATGACCCAGGAGGAGGTAGCAAAAAAGCTGAACACGAAGAAGACAGCAATTTCAAGGCTTGAGAATCATTCTACTGATTTCCGTTTGTCGACTATTGAGAAATATGCTGAAACTTTGGGCAAGAAGCTTTATATTTCTTTTAGGCAGGGTTAAGTTAACCGCCCCAAGAGTGCGGTTATGGTTCCGGCGGGCATGAGAACGGGGGCTGTCAGCGACCGGGCAATGAAGTCGACCCCCAGCATCGGGCAGACAGTGACCAGACCCGGACTTTGCTGTTCATCTCATGGGTTGTGTTCACATTTTTATTGTTATATATGCTCAAGCTTCCCCGTCTCCGAATCCTCCACGGGCACAATATGTATAAGGTCGCCGTGTTTGTGAATTGCCACGCTTATCCCGAAAGCGCGTGTGATGTTTTTCCTAGTGAGGACCTGCTGGGTGGTGCCCGAGGCGAACACCTGGCCGTCCTTGAGGAGCACCAGGCGGTCGCAGTATTGTGATGCTAGATTGAGGTCGTGTATGGCCATAAGCGTGAGCGTATTCCGTTGGTGCGTGAGTCGTAGTACGAGGTTCATGAGGCCCAGCTGATGTTTGATGTCCAAGTTGCTGGTAGGCTCATCAAGGCATAATACCATGGGTTCCTGGGCCAGGGCGCGAGCGATCTGTACGCGCTGGTGTTGCCCTCCACTGAGTGTGTTGATATCGCGGTGTGAGATGTCGTTTAAGTACATGATAGACAGCACTCGGTTTACGACGTGGAGGTCATGGGCGGACGGTTCCCATTCCAGATGAGGTATACGCCCCGTGAGAACGGCATCGAACACAGGTTGGGGAAAAGATCTTTCCTGCACCTGAGGCACGTAACCCATCAGGCGGGCCAGCTCCCGCCGCTTCATCGATGACATATCTATTCCGTTGATAGTGATGGTGCCTCTGGCGGGACTGGACAGTCCGCACAGGCAGCGGATCAAAGTGGTCTTTCCCGACCCGTTGGGACCGATCATGCCGACCAGTGAGCCCGCCGGAAAGGAGAGTGTGATATCGCGCAGTACTTGTATCTTCCCGTAGGCGAACGAGACATCATCGATGGTGACGAGATCTACCAATGTTTTCGCCCCCTGATGATGAGGTAAATGAACAGGGGCGCTCCAAGAAAGGAAGTGAGGATGCCCACGGGCATGATGACCGGTGAGAGC of the Candidatus Krumholzibacteriota bacterium genome contains:
- a CDS encoding ORF6N domain-containing protein produces the protein MQSNNRIVKVESKILQVRGEKVIIDADLADFYGVSTKRLNEQVNRNKERFPDDFMFKLTRAEKAEVVSACPHLEKLKRTRSMPHAFTEHGAIMAATVLSSDQAIEMSIFIVRAFAINYEEPFKSIQRFLTS
- a CDS encoding helix-turn-helix transcriptional regulator, with the protein product MSDHKQYVKERKKRDPEFAEGYEIGYDKFKLGMLLKAARKEAGMTQEEVAKKLNTKKTAISRLENHSTDFRLSTIEKYAETLGKKLYISFRQG
- a CDS encoding ABC transporter ATP-binding protein, yielding MVDLVTIDDVSFAYGKIQVLRDITLSFPAGSLVGMIGPNGSGKTTLIRCLCGLSSPARGTITINGIDMSSMKRRELARLMGYVPQVQERSFPQPVFDAVLTGRIPHLEWEPSAHDLHVVNRVLSIMYLNDISHRDINTLSGGQHQRVQIARALAQEPMVLCLDEPTSNLDIKHQLGLMNLVLRLTHQRNTLTLMAIHDLNLASQYCDRLVLLKDGQVFASGTTQQVLTRKNITRAFGISVAIHKHGDLIHIVPVEDSETGKLEHI